The Theobroma cacao cultivar B97-61/B2 chromosome 1, Criollo_cocoa_genome_V2, whole genome shotgun sequence genome contains the following window.
ttgataaatattaatatttactttaaaatattaaaaaataaaaataaaatatttaatttttgaaaattaatttaaaatattaatttttaaattatacaaaactattaaaattaaaaaatattttttagtgAAGCCATTtaatacaattaaatttttaatttataaatagaataaatcttactaataattataataaaaatattttaatgatcaTTATTTGATGAATATACATTTATAATAAGTTTAAATCTtgctaataattataataaaaaatattttaataatcaCCATTTAATAAATACATATTTGTAAGTATAGATTTTGAATACCTTATACAattgatgaatatttatatttttatagttataataaaaaaataataaattaaaatttttaaaaaaaattagagtttattttcatgacaaatttatggttacatgctttaaaaaatatcattatttattttatttattttcatttttattcttaattttgatatcaaattaataaaaatcaaatatcaatattattttgtaataaactcttatttattattttagcaGCTAAATAACTCCaccttcatgaaaaatatttttcataaaatgatccaaacaataaaaaatatttttaataatttatttaaataataaaaatattaaatttttctataaaatatttttttattatcaaatgatgctaaatttatatttttctttaattttctccGCCATACGTTAAAGTGTGGAGCCAAGAAAGCGATATGGCAACTTCATGTTTCTTGTGCTTTTGCTCCAGCCGTTTGATTCAGAGTTGGCCAGGAGATGCTAATATTTCATTAGACTTTCACCCCTTTCATTAAGGCTTTTTACTCCTCTAATCCAAGCAGAGCCGAGCACTCTCTAACGTATCTAACATAGCTTattaaaagtttattaaaCGTTTAAGAACTCCATATGTTTGCACCGACAAAGTAAATTTAGCTGTCTATTCTATGATATTAGGGACTGTAGAACCTGTATGGCAAAACAGGTACATCTCCGCTGTCTTTTCCATGCCTTAGGTGTGAGCTGTCAAGGCCAAAAGCCTAGTGACAGTTAAATATCTGAGATAGGTAAAATAGAAACATAGCCCAGAAATATTCAATCTGCAACAGAGCTTTCATTAGCATTTAACAGTCcttttaagttgatttttttctcatttttgttGTGCATATATAGAGAGGAAGTACAGTGAAAGTGGCACATGGCGAAGTGTTGTTTTCATCCTCGCCAAAGTCGTAAAGGATCaattttccttcaaaaatCGGAAACTTCTTGGCGATTGAAGAAAAGGCCTGAAGACCCAGCACTAGGTAGCAACGCCAGTCTCACTACATTCTCTGCTCCTTCTGCAGCAGTTAAGTAGCCAGTGCCGCCAGTTATATCCGTTTTGGCAAAGCCTGGGGCAACACAATTGACCCAGAAACTGGGGTCCTTCTTGGCCATCACCCTTGTGCATAAGTTGGTCCAATATAAGTTGGCCACCCATCGGATTTCATCCTTCCCTCTTTGAAATCTTTTAGAAACTCGTTCAAAACTTCTTCAACTCTCTCTCCTGTGAGGCTTTCGATATCGCTCAACACTCCCTTGGCCCATTCATTGGACAAAGGCTGAACCaacaagacaaaaaaaaaaaaaaagaaaacttctGCTCAAAAGTCAAAACAAGTAATCATTTATAAATGTTTGAAGCTAAGACAATTAGCATAGCAATGCTGAAACAGAGTTTTGATGAAAATGGAAATGACAGGGACAGAATGGGATGTCAGTGTGTTTTATCCATTTTCAACTCTAAGTCATCTACTTCAGTACTTTTTGTATGACTAAACCTACATTTCAAGACCAAGACAAAGACACAGATGGTTTTCAAACTAGATCCATTGTCTCTCGAGGATACTAAAACTTCCACATTTCAAGGTTCTTTACCTGCAGTACTCCAAGATACGAGGTAACGTTTACAATACTTGCAGAATCAGATAGCCGGAGGCAAGGAGCAAGTGCCTCAACCACTCTTTTTATACCATAGTAGTTCTTTTTCAGGCACTCTTCTGCTAGCTCATAAGTTTGTGCAGTAATAATCTCATTCCAGACTTGATCCCCAGCTGGCGGCATCCAGAAAGGATTTTTACTTTGTTAGCAATTCCTTTGAGTAAGCAGATTGTTAATAACTTTTAACAATAGAGCAAATTATGGGGTATATATCGGTATCTAATTCTAGCAAGGCGGTAACTTGAAGCTAGTTTGGATGGGAAAACATTCCCATGAATTTGGAATATAAATTTTGCTTGATGTCCCTGTCAAGGATTTAAGTGGGTGAGATTGTGATATCCACATCCTACATCAAATATGagtataattattaaaacttATGTAATAATCCAAGTTCATTATTACTAATAATTTGAACTTGAGCTTTTAAGAGTCTTATGGTTTAAATCCGAAAAATTGCTGGACCAATGAACATGACAAATATAGAAATATAGATGTCTTATAAACAGATCTTATTTAACTTTTTGTAGAATATTTCTACATACACGGGAATTTAAGTTTGGCTAAGAAAATTAcatcatttgaatttttaaagcATCCTTATTGTACTTGATAATGAGAGAATGTGAAAAAAGTCCTCATGTACTAGTTTCACCTCTCTGATGagattttgttatttttatcagTAATCTCATTCATAGGATGCAGGTTCACCCTGCACGAAAAAGAGGCCAGAAGGACCACCATTCGGCCAGAGTGCTAACTTAACGGGAGTCGCAGCACCTTCTTCAACACTTATATTACCagtattgaaatttatatctGTTTTGACAAAGCCAGGGCAAACACAATTGATGCTGAATTTTGGGTACCTCTTGGCTAGAATCCTTGTGTAAGCATTCATGGCTACTTTTGAGACTGTGTACGCAGAGCAGTAAGTTGGCCAACCTTTACTTTCTAATGAACCCTCCTTAAAATCCTTTAGAAACTCAGAGAGTAACTCATCGAGTTTCTCTTCTGTATCAACATCCCTTAATACTCCCTTGAGCTGTTCACTCGGTATATTCTGAGACAAAGTCACAAGAAACTTTGTGGTCAGTTTTTGTAGAGTTTAATCCTGACAGTTCTCATTAGCAAGCTGGACtggtagattttttttttttttttgttttttaccaGGATGACTggaattttttcttttaagtgtTGGTGTCAAAATAGTACCATTAACTTGCCCAAGAGAGAGGAAACATTAACAATCCTTGGAGAGTTAGATAACTGGAGTAAGGGAAGAAGCGCCTCAGCTGTTCTTTTAGCGCCATAGTAGTTTGTTTTCAGGCATTCTTCTCCTGCCTCGTAAGTTTGAGACAGCACTTTACTCCAAACGGTTGTCAGATCTTTCTGCATTTGTAGGAGAAATTCAAGTAGTAAGATATCCTGGAAGACAGATTAACACAATCCCAAACCAACCTAAAAGTAAACTGCTGCCTTGCATccattcaaattttataacaaAACAGGTCTGACCCACAGtttttaattgcctgatctCTTCTGGCTAAGTATCTTAAAAGGTTAGTTGTTCAAACTGAAGACTAATTTCAAAGCACACTTCAGATCATGGGGCGACCAGACTTGCCACTTAACACGAAATGCCAAATGGTTATGGAAGGAACTAAGAAATGGTTTTAACAATTGCTAacatcttttgtttttttttttttttttttttttttggtccatTTTTGCAACTGAGAAATCAAAGTAACATAATTGTGAAGTCCTCATTCTCCGTCATTTCAAAGGAGGCCCCAAAGTAATTAACAAATAGGAAGTggcaaagagaaacaaaaattcCTTCCGGATAGCTTAATTACCTCAGTAGCAGAAATACTTGAAGCTCTTAAAGCATCATAGTTCACTGTAGTTCCCCCTATACCAGCGTTATTCACCTGCAGAAGCTCAAACATTCCAGTCACATatagtatttatttttggtactCCACTCACATAGTATTATATTTTTGATATTTCCCTTATTGCAAGTTTGAGAATCTGCCatcttatatttataaaaaaaaaaagaaaaggaaagaaatacATAGTACAAAAATGCAGGTAACTGGCTACGTGACATAAGTTGATACCAAGATATCAAGCTTCCCAAATCTGTTTTTCACAAAATCTGCCAGATAAGTGATGCTAGCAGGGTCTGCCACGTCAAGCTGGTGAAAAACTAGATGATCAGAGAGACCAGAGTCTTTCAGCTTTTCAAGAGCCTCAAGACCCCTCTTCTCATCCCTAGCAGTTAAGACCACCATGACCCCTTTGGAGGCCAACTGCCTACATATTTCCAGTCCAATCCCCTTGTTTGCCCCTGTAACAACAGCATACCTGGCAggacaaaaaacaaaacataacaAAGCAAAAGGGTGTTATAGCTTTGGACTTAACTGTAATACAAAATCGccatgaaagaaaaatctacCTTTGAAAGGACTCCGCCATGACGAAGGAATTGCTTCAGTTGATACGGAACAAAGAGACGCTAGTTGGGTTGCTTTAGCTTTTATTAAAGgttgtatttttctttaattttctccGCCATACGGAAAGTGTGGACCCCAAAAATGGAGTATGGCAACTTTATGTTTCTTGTGCTTTTGCTTCAGCCGTTTGATTCAGAGTTGGGCGGGAGATACTAACATTGCATTAGACTTTCACCCCTTCACTTCTCTAATCAAAGCAGGGCCGAGAACTCTCGAACGTATCTATCATAGTTTGTTAAAAATTGTTGAATTGAAACTTGCATTGAAGACCCAGTATGCAGTGTCGCGTGCTAGCTAGAATGATCATGTCTTGTAGTTTTGTGTTTGACAGTTTGCTCACTGTCTTTGTCCATGTCAGAATTCCCCCAAGGCATGTAAAGAGTTGATGTTTGGACTCTGCGTTGAGATATTGTGATGCAGTGTCAAAAATACTGTTTACTTGTAAGttgttctttaattttcagCTCGTATTAATGTTTCAATTAATGAACAAGTACTACAGTTCTTAGTTCAATTTTCTCTCTGGTTTTACTGCTGCTCTTCTGTTTTCTGCATTAGACCAGTTCTTCATGAACTGCATGTCTTCATCTCCATAAAttccaacaaaaatatattaaatgttTCAGAACTCCATTTTTTTGTACCAACAAAGTAGATTTGTCTGTCCATTCTATGTTATTAGGATCTGTAATTTAGAACTGTAGAACCTGTATGGAGAAACAAGAACATTTCCGCTGTCTTTTTCATGTCTTGGGTGTGAGCTGCCAAGGCCAAAAACCTAGTGACAGTTAAACATTTGAGATAGGTAAAATAGAAACATAGCCCAGAAATGTTCAGTTTGTAACAGAGTTTTCATTAGCATTTAGCAGTCctttttacataattttttcctcatttttaTTGTGCATATATAGAGAGGAAGCACAGTGAAAGTGGCACATGGCGAAGTGTTGTTTTCATCCTCGCCAAAGTAATGGATCATTATCCTTCAAAAATCTGAAACTTCTTGGCGATTGAAGAAAAGGCCAGACGACCCAGCAGTAGGTAGTAACGCCGGTCTCACTACATTCTCTGCTCCTTCTGCAGCAGTTGAATAGCCAGTACCGCCAGTTATATCCGTTTTGGCAAAGCCTGGGGTAACACAAATGACCCAGAAACTGGGGTACTTCTTGGCCAGCACCCTTGTGTATGCGTTCATAGCTGCTTTTGAGACAGAATAAGCAGTTGGTCCAATATAAGTTGGCCAACCTTTGGATTTCATCCTTCCCTCTTTGAAATCTTTTAGAAACACGTTCAAAACTTCTTCAACTCTCTCTTCTGTGAGGCTTTCGACATCGCTCAACACTCCCTTGGCCCATTCATTGGACATAAGCTGAAGCAacaagacaagaaaaaaagaaagaatgaaaacttcTGCTTAAAAGTCAAAACAGGTAATCATTTATAAATGTTTGGAGCTAAGACAATTAGCATAGCAATACTGAAACAGAGTTGTGATGAAAATAGAAAGAACAGAGACAGAATGGGATGTCACTGTGTTTTatccattttcaactttaagtCATCTACTTTAGTACCTTTTGTACGACTAAACCTACATTTCAAGACCAAGACAAAGACACAGATGGTTTTCAAACTAGATTCATTGTCTCTCCAGGATACTTAAACTTCTACTTTTCAAGGTTCTGTACCTGCAGTACTCCGAGATAAGAGGTAACGTTTACAATCCTTGCGGAATCAGATAGCCGGAGGAAGGGAGCAAGTGCCTCAACCATTCTTTTCATACCATAATAGTTCGTTTTCAGGCACTCTTCTGCAAGCTCATAAGTTTGAGCAGTAATAATCTCATTCCAGACTTGATCCCCAGTTGGCTGCATCCAGAAAGGATTTTTACTTTGTTAGCAATTCCTTCGAGTAAGCAGATtgttaaaagttaaaattccATTTAAGTAAAGCTctgtttcatttttaaaaaataaatagagcAAATTATGGGGTATAAATTGGTATCTAATTCTAGTATAAGGCAGCAACTTGAAGCTAGTTTGGATGGAAAATCATTCCCATGAATTTGGAATATAAATTCTGCTTGATCCTTCATCAGTCTTAAACAAGATTTGAACTTCAATCTGTATGACCAATCATGCTAACATATACTTCCATTAAGGTCTTAATTTGAACTCCAAAAATGAGCTGAAGACAAGGTGCAGTAGTGATACAGATGGAAAGGAAGACTTACCCAATCCCCAAAACGTTCAACAGCTCTGGCGAAACTGTCATAGTTCATAATGACTCCAGGAATCGCTGCATTGTTGACCTGCACGAGATTCCATCATTCTCATAATATTACTTGCTTCTTTTGGCTTTGTAATGTTAAACCAATgtttagaaaagaaaacagatgACGACTTATACCAAGATATCAAGTTTTCCGAATTGGGTCCCGATGAAATCTGCAAGTGAAGCAATGCTAACAGGATCTGTCACATCAAGCTGGTGGAAAACCACATTATCAGACACACCAGACTCCTTCAGCTTCTCAACAGCTTCAAGGCCCCTGTTCTCGTCTCTAGCAGTCAACACCACCATGACTCCTTTTGAAGCCAACTGCCTACATATTTCCAATCCAATTCCCTTGTTTGCTCCAGTCACCACTGCATACCTGAaacaagggaaaaaaaaagtatgctAAGACGTGTAAAGAAAGAAGCATTTAAATCACAGGGTTAATTACCTCTTTGCTGCAAGAAAGTTGCATGTTTCTGCCATTCTTCTTATTCTCTATCTCGGGGATTCTGACGAATGCGAGAGCGAGAGATCCTGTATGAGTTGGTGCTTTATAAACAACTCAAAGAGGGCACCGACAGAAAAACGTGTGATCACAATAAACAAAGAATAGTCAGAGCA
Protein-coding sequences here:
- the LOC18614191 gene encoding (+)-neomenthol dehydrogenase, whose product is MAETCNFLAAKRYAVVTGANKGIGLEICRQLASKGVMVVLTARDENRGLEAVEKLKESGVSDNVVFHQLDVTDPVSIASLADFIGTQFGKLDILVNNAAIPGVIMNYDSFARAVERFGDWPTGDQVWNEIITAQTYELAEECLKTNYYGMKRMVEALAPFLRLSDSARIVNVTSYLGVLQLMSNEWAKGVLSDVESLTEERVEEVLNVFLKDFKEGRMKSKGWPTYIGPTAYSVSKAAMNAYTRVLAKKYPSFWVICVTPGFAKTDITGGTGYSTAAEGAENVVRPALLPTAGSSGLFFNRQEVSDF
- the LOC18614189 gene encoding (+)-neomenthol dehydrogenase, which gives rise to MAESFQRYAVVTGANKGIGLEICRQLASKGVMVVLTARDEKRGLEALEKLKDSGLSDHLVFHQLDVADPASITYLADFVKNRFGKLDILVNNAGIGGTTVNYDALRASSISATEKDLTTVWSKVLSQTYEAGEECLKTNYYGAKRTAEALLPLLQLSNSPRIVNVSSLLGKLMNIPSEQLKGVLRDVDTEEKLDELLSEFLKDFKEGSLESKGWPTYCSAYTVSKVAMNAYTRILAKRYPKFSINCVCPGFVKTDINFNTGNISVEEGAATPVKLALWPNGGPSGLFFVQGEPASYE